Within Coregonus clupeaformis isolate EN_2021a chromosome 20, ASM2061545v1, whole genome shotgun sequence, the genomic segment CAGCCCTATCGCTACATCCTCAACCAGCCCTTCAAGTGCAGAGACAGAACCCCGTTCCTGGTGCTGCTTATCGCTGCAGAGCCAGGCCAGGCAGATGCCAGGAATGCTATCCGTCAGACGTGGGGCAACGAGAGCGTGGCCATGGGCCTGAGCTTCGTCCGACTATTCCTGCTGGGTTTGGGGCGGAACTCAGACACATACACCCAGACCGCCATCGAGGAGGAGAGCCGGGTCCACAATGACATCATCCAGCAGGACTACCAAGACACATACTACAACCTCACCATCAAAACCCTGATGGGCATGAACTGGGTGGCCAGCCACTGCCCCCAAGCGCGCTACGTCATGAAGACGGACAGTGACATGTTTGTCAACACGGAGTATCTCATCCAGAAGCTGCTGAAACCAGAGCTCCCGCCCAGACAGAGCTACTTCACTGGCTATCTGATGAGGGGCTACGCGCCCAATCGCAACAAGGACAGCAAGTGGTACATGCCTCCTGAGCTGTACCCTAGCGAGAGGTACCCCATTTTCTGCTCGGGGACGGGGTACGTGTTCTCCGGGGACATGGCGGAGAGGATCTACCAGGCATCTCTGAGCATACGGAGGCTGCACCTGGAGGACGTTTACGTTGGCATCTGCCTGGCCAAGCTCCGCATTGACCCCACACCACCGCCCAACGAGTTCCTCTTCAACCACTGGAGGGTGTCTTACTCCAGCTGTAAGTACAGCCACCTCATCACCTCCCACCAGTTCCAGCCCAACGAACTGGTCAAATACTGGAACCACCTGCAGAGCAACAAGCACAATGCCTGCATCAACATGGCCAAGGAGAAGAATGGGAAGTATAGACACAGGAAGTACCACGCAGAGAGACCTCAGTGATGATGCCTCTACTTCATGTGGAAGGGGTCTGGACAGGAAGAGGACAATGAAAGGAAGTGGACTAGAGGAAGGGCTGGGTCTTGAAAGGGCATGTAAAGAGAGCTCAGCACTATACACTATCTGGGAAAGAGCACTGTGTTTTTGGTATTGCGTACGGTTGATTAaagctattttttttatttgagaGAGATGTTATGTATTGTAAACCTGTTGAAAACTATTTTTAAAAAGGGCAGTGAAGTGGTCAGTGGTTGATGGGGTTTTGTTATGCAACAGGTAGTTCACTTTAACTGTTGGGCCAATTCTATCAAAGACCTTTAAACTATTAATAATATAAAGAGTATTTACATGGGACGGGATAGAGATAAATCTATCACATTAATAATACCTACTACCACTACCTACAAAAAAATAATGAATATATTTATGATGTGGACATGTAATGCTGCCCTTTTTTCAAGGAtcataaaatacaaattaaaagGGTTTACCTGTCAATATGCCATATATTTGTATTTACAACCAAGGTGAAAGGACTCAGAATCATCACAACTGTCAGAAATGACTGAGATTGTATTTTCTAAAGCTTTACATTAGTAAATATGAGGAGTCTGCGCTTCAGTAAATGTGCAATGAATTAAATAACAATTAAATGTATTGAATTCTTGAGGTTTctttttctttttgttgtttgtAATGTTGGGTAACTCTAACACCTTAGTTAAGGCTGCCTCTTCCATTCACCAATATACGACAACTCTTTATTTTACCATTCCGTAGTCACCATCCATTTAACACATATAGAGTCAAAACACTCCAGGATCCGAATCCGACAGGGATATGTGAAAACATACTCACTgatgagagagaaataaataagtatcatactgtattctctcattctctcacccCGAGGGAAGGATGAAAAAGTCCAAGTCAATTTGGATTTTATTAGAACTGAAGACTCATAACTTTTGAAGGATTGTTTAGTGTTTACTCCAGATGGGCCATGACTGAGAGATGTTCTGTAGGGTGTAATAGTTAGGCTATGTATTAGATGTCTACACACTCCACTGCTCAGGGTCAGCAGTTAAAAGAGCACACATAAACGGTTGAACTGGTTGAAATGGTTGAACTGGTTGACGGAATAGCCCCCATATATACGAACACAATAATCAAATTAAATTAATGCATAGCGAGCTGGAGCGGTTTTATCGGCAGACTTCATTGCGCATCTGTCCGTCTGGTTTTAATCAGCCATACATTTGAGTAATTTTGTTTTTGGAGCTAAGTAAAGGTCAAAGTTCACAAAGCACTATACACGTAATAACGATACATTATATTTGAAACCCCTTTTATTACTTGATCCGTAAAGCTATGCTGATAAAATGCAATCAATCAGGCAATTTTTACTGATTGAAACAAAAAACACAAATTTTGATGATAATTTGTACTAAtagtgttgtggaaaataaccactatactttattacaaataaggtcttacagagtttttgttacatcaagaaatgactttattaaagttttcaacaaagccgataccagtctgcagagtggcaccCTGTTCTGTTTTCCTCACGTCACATTATATACCATCATCCCCCACTCTTCTAGCtctaaatccctccctcttcagtttcccgttCTTTATCACTCCacacccacttcctttgtccctgaggacggctgaactattactccaaccaatcactcgctcccctgtcttgcacacacactcatgtttagtttaaacatgaCAAAGCCCTAAATTACACAAACCTCACCccctcatgctgtaatcaatcaagaagataccaaggagacaaaggtctagcccaaaccctggtgccgctcccttcactgtgtttgaagagagagacaaaagccACAAGCTAGTTCCAGTCTCTCATCagataagacagccatggatttaagtaagagcaagcaatttgACCATAGGGCAgatttcctctctactcccccacacagtgaaattaaatgacccaatacaattcctggcccagtaacaaacaattctaactttatgctcttgattaacccagttctacctcatagtccattaaactctacagttcattaataataattcaccacaaTAGTACCAGACTTCTGATCACCTGATATACTGTTGTAAACAAAGTACACTATGGCACCAGAAAGACATCTGACAGACCATGATATAAAACATATTTCCCTGACGGATGCCTGTGATCTGCAGACTGCCTGAGCACCAATTAAAAGCAGCCGTCCTTTAAGCCGGCACAAGAGACAGGAAAGACCAACCTCGTCTGAGAAAGAATGTAATTCCAGCGCGGTGCAATTCATTAAACACTCAACTGGCCTAAAGTATTCATCAGCCTCAATTAATAAGAATGAACGTCATGGCTCAAAGCAAGAGGATATTGGGACCCAGGTCTGCTTCCATTCATCCATGGCCTAGGCAATCACACAGCCCAAATTACCAGCATCCGGTGCCTCCGAAAAACATgatgagaggcagagaggggga encodes:
- the LOC121534075 gene encoding beta-1,3-galactosyltransferase 2, coding for MQWRRWHYCPIKMTWTVKRSLFRTHVAGLLSLALLFTLFLFFSHQDWLPGRTWPRDNPLAYTVRGFRTAKAEANQSLSLRSLWRETGYVPPKPHLNISSQQGEGGGGGGAIMGVTGLENSMSANNSLQQEMGVGGRLNAQPYRYILNQPFKCRDRTPFLVLLIAAEPGQADARNAIRQTWGNESVAMGLSFVRLFLLGLGRNSDTYTQTAIEEESRVHNDIIQQDYQDTYYNLTIKTLMGMNWVASHCPQARYVMKTDSDMFVNTEYLIQKLLKPELPPRQSYFTGYLMRGYAPNRNKDSKWYMPPELYPSERYPIFCSGTGYVFSGDMAERIYQASLSIRRLHLEDVYVGICLAKLRIDPTPPPNEFLFNHWRVSYSSCKYSHLITSHQFQPNELVKYWNHLQSNKHNACINMAKEKNGKYRHRKYHAERPQ